Part of the Brevibacillus brevis genome is shown below.
CGATTCGCATAGCCCAATATTCGCCGAAAGCAAAAAGGGATTCCTTCATTCGCCGGAATGAGGAATCCTTTTTACTTGGCAGGCATTCGTTTTTGTTCACGCGACAGTTCTCTGTTCGTCATTTGCCCTCCGATGGCACGGGAACCTTCAGCTCCTTGGCATGCTCGACGCCGGCAGAGATGAGATGGCGCACGTGGTCATCATCGAGAGAGTAAAACACGAGCTTTCCTTCCTTGCGGTACTTGGCCAGCCCCATGTTGCGCAACAGGCGCAAATGGTGGGAGGTATTGGCGATCGAGCTGCCGATGATCGCAGCGATGTCGCAGACGCAAAGCTCGTCTTCCAGGGACAGGATGTGGATGATCTTGGCGCGTGTGTCATCGGCCAGTGCCTTGAAGATTTTGGCGACACCTGCGGATTCGGCTGCAAACGGCTTCAAGCGGTTCACTTTTGCATCGTCAAAACATTGCACTTCACAAATATCGTCCCGTTCTTTTGGAGACACCCAGACTCACCTCTTGCCTCTTTCCAATGTTCTATTATTATAGTCATTCCCGTGAAAACTGGGAAGGAAAAACGACATTTTGCCGGTTCGGTAGTGGGCCGCCAATTTTTGGTGTAAGATAAGCGTATTCCATGGACAATCAGGCGGAAAGGAAGAGGAAGAGAGACGATGAACGTTCAGCAAAAATGTCCGAAATGCCGTTCCAAGAAAATCGACTTCACCGAGTCGATCAACCGGCTTCTATATACCGTCATCTATGTGATCGTTTTGGCTGTGCTGGCCTGGATCGGGATCACTGTCAAAGGCACTCCGGTCATCTTCTTGTTTCTCGGATTGGCTGGAGCTTTCGTGCTCTTCGCCATTCGTTTGGCGCTGGAGAAGCGCAAGATCATCAAGTGCGTCTGCCTGGATTGCGGGGAACGCTGGCAGACAGGGCCGAACTCGGCAGAAAACGCAGCGCGCTGAGGTAGGCAAAGGGACTCTTCCGAAAGGGGAGTCCTTTTACGTATCGACCGAAATGGCTCCCTTCCTCTCCCGCACGAGTGCGGCCACGGCGGCTGCGGACTCGCCAAAAGGTTTGGCGCGCCAGGCCTTCTCATGCTTGCTGCTCGGAACTTTTCCAAGACAAGCAGAAAATAGGCGGAAAAATCTCAATCTATCCTTGAACCGGACAAGGGGTTGGGATAGTATGATAATTAAATATTTGCTTGAATGTTATC
Proteins encoded:
- a CDS encoding alpha/beta fold hydrolase, whose amino-acid sequence is MKFVAAGPQDAPVLILLHGLTDSRRSWSLSLPELSREYRVYAPDFRGHGDSDAPDNGYTLTGFAIRIAQYSPKAKRDSFIRRNEESFLLGRHSFLFTRQFSVRHLPSDGTGTFSSLACSTPAEMRWRTWSSSRE
- a CDS encoding metalloregulator ArsR/SmtB family transcription factor, which produces MSPKERDDICEVQCFDDAKVNRLKPFAAESAGVAKIFKALADDTRAKIIHILSLEDELCVCDIAAIIGSSIANTSHHLRLLRNMGLAKYRKEGKLVFYSLDDDHVRHLISAGVEHAKELKVPVPSEGK